In Brachyhypopomus gauderio isolate BG-103 chromosome 11, BGAUD_0.2, whole genome shotgun sequence, a single genomic region encodes these proteins:
- the LOC143527102 gene encoding cytochrome P450 2F2-like: MLGFLVLVGICIFIFIFIRIQRPKNFPPGPRPVPIFGNMLQLNLLNPLKDLERLAEHYGNVYSLYIGRNPAVVLTGFKTVKEALVTNAADFSGRPHNLMVNSITKNNDFAFADYGSAWREHRRFALMTLRNFGLGKQSMEKRILGEIEHLVARLEKNAGADMNPKTLFHDAASNIIYLVLFGTRFEYEHQTLKEIVRCFTEYTKIINGPWSMIYDTLPVVRGLPLPFRKAFQNYNTVKQIVLNMINKHKTTRVTGEPRDFVDCYLDELDKQEDGQSSFDEKHLLGIVIDLLAAGTDTTSNTLLTAFLYLMAHPHIQERCRQEIDEVLEGKAQASFEDRHNMPYTQAVIHESQRVANTVPLSVFHSTSRDTQLMGYSIPKGTLIIPNLSSVLKEEDQWKFPHEFNPANFLNEQGQFEKPETFIPFSAGPRVCLGEGLARMELFLILVSLLRLFQFVWPEDAGEPDFTPVYGITITPRSYKMGIRLRQKPGEMQKQ, translated from the exons ATGCTGGGATTCTTGGTTCTGGTTGGTATTTgtatcttcatcttcatcttcatcaggaTACAGAGGCCCAAGAACTTCCCTCCAGGACCCAGACCAGTACCCATATTTGGGAACATGTTACAGCTAAACCTCTTGAATCCACTGAAAGACCTTGAGAGG TTGGCTGAACATTATGGGAATGTTTACAGCCTGTATATTGGCAGAAATCCAGCAGTGGTTCTTACTGGTTTCAAGACTGTAAAGGAAGCTTTGGTGACCAATGCTGCAGACTTTTCTGGACGCCCGCATAACCTTATGGTCAACAGCATAACGAAAAATAATG ATTTTGCATTTGCTGACTATGGTTCTGCATGGAGGGAGCATCGGCGTTTTGCCCTCATGACCCTGAGGAACTTTGGCCTGGGGAAGCAGTCTATGGAGAAGAGGATTCTGGGGGAGATCGAACACCTTGTTGCACGATTGGAGAAGAATGCTG gaGCAGATATGAATCCTAAGACTTTGTTCCACGATGCTGCATCAAACATCATCTACCTGGTTTTATTTGGCACACGCTTTGAATATGAGCACCAAACCCTTAAAGAGATTGTTCGATGTTTCACTGAATATACAAAGATTATCAATGGGCCCTGGTCAATG ATCTATGATACACTTCCTGTGGTGAGAGGTCTTCCCCTTCCTTTTAGGAAGGCCTTTCAAAATTACAACACAGTTAAACAAATCGTACTAAACATGATAAACAAGCATAAGACAACAAGAGTAACAGGAGAGCCAAGAGACTTTGTTGACTGCTACCTAGACGAACTTGATAAA cAAGAAGATGGTCAATCATCTTTTGATGAGAAGCATCTTTTGGGGATAGTGATAGACCTGCTTGCTGCTGGGACAGacaccacctccaacaccctccTAACAGCATTCCTCTACCTCATGGCTCATCCACACATTCAAG AGAGATGCCGGCAGGAGATTGATGAGGTTCTAGAGGGAAAAGCTCAGGCATCTTTTGAGGATAGACACAACATGCCGTACACACAGGCTGTGATTCACGAGTCTCAGCGTGTTGCAAACACTGTACCTCTGAGTGTGTTCCACAGCACATCGAGAGATACTCAACTCATGGGCTACAGCATCCCGAAG GGCACTCTTATCATCCCGAATCTCTCCTCAGTACTGAAAGAGGAAGACCAGTGGAAGTTTCCTCATGAGTTCAACCCAGCCAACTTCCTCAATGAGCAGGGACAGTTTGAGAAACCTGAGACTTTCATACCCTTTTCAGCAG ggccaCGCGTGTGTCTTGGTGAGGGTCTGGCTCGCATGGAGCTCTTCCTCATTTTGGTCTCCCTGCTGCGCTTGTTCCAGTTTGTATGGCCTGAAGATGCAGGAGAACCAGACTTCACTCCTGTATATGGAATCACAATCACACCCAGATCATACAAGATGGGGATCAGACTGAGACAGAAACCTGGAGAAATGCAGAAACAGTGA